Proteins encoded together in one Desulfovibrio sp. UCD-KL4C window:
- the modA gene encoding molybdate ABC transporter substrate-binding protein, producing the protein MRINQLFLIFLLVLCIPAAAQSKMILASGAGYRSLVDDLADTYTKKTGNQIERIYGNMSRVTAQANVSGAVDMVLGDANFLKKAKIPFKTTHKIGNGKLVVAFPKGSSFHTKADLLNDKVTRIAIPDTNRAIYGKAALQYFKNTKIYDKIESKLLIVATVPQSASYVVAGEVDYAFINLTHARKIAKSIGGYVLIDQKDYSPINIIIGQMVTSANQKDCEDFLKFLTTEEAAKITAKHGM; encoded by the coding sequence ATGCGTATCAATCAACTGTTTCTGATTTTTTTATTAGTACTCTGTATTCCTGCGGCAGCTCAATCTAAAATGATACTAGCTTCCGGTGCAGGTTATCGCTCACTTGTTGACGACCTTGCCGATACTTACACCAAAAAAACCGGTAATCAGATTGAACGTATTTACGGCAATATGTCCCGCGTTACGGCTCAAGCCAATGTCAGCGGAGCTGTTGATATGGTTCTCGGTGATGCGAATTTCCTTAAAAAGGCAAAAATACCTTTCAAAACCACACACAAAATAGGCAACGGTAAGCTTGTTGTAGCATTCCCGAAAGGAAGCAGTTTTCATACTAAAGCTGACCTGCTAAATGATAAAGTGACCCGTATAGCTATCCCTGACACTAATCGGGCTATATACGGAAAAGCAGCTCTGCAATATTTCAAAAACACTAAAATATACGATAAAATCGAGTCAAAATTACTTATCGTTGCCACTGTTCCGCAATCCGCATCATATGTAGTTGCCGGCGAAGTTGATTACGCATTTATCAATCTTACGCATGCACGCAAAATAGCTAAATCAATCGGAGGGTATGTTCTTATTGATCAAAAAGACTATTCTCCTATCAACATTATCATCGGGCAGATGGTAACCTCCGCAAATCAAAAAGATTGTGAAGACTTTTTAAAATTCCTCACAACTGAGGAAGCTGCTAAAATTACGGCTAAACATGGCATGTAG
- a CDS encoding ATP-binding cassette domain-containing protein produces MNLYLNIRKKLANFTLDVSLTCPAGTLTAIVGPSGAGKSTLVRIISGLDSPDDGTVSLGDVCWNDTSRKIHAIPQKRGLGLVFQEYTLFPHLTVRKNVAFAAVDKNCVQGLLNKFGIAHIADRKPSGISGGERQRAAFCQALAREPVLLLLDEPFSALDIGTRESLRHELRELKEELNIPIIHVTHDLEEAYYLADKIFVMENGIASPQWLERQNARRNMNYITPNQYELVENM; encoded by the coding sequence ATGAATCTTTATCTGAATATTCGAAAAAAGCTTGCAAACTTTACTTTGGATGTTTCTCTTACATGCCCTGCCGGAACTCTTACAGCCATTGTCGGGCCATCCGGAGCAGGTAAAAGCACTCTAGTCAGAATTATTTCCGGTCTTGATTCTCCTGATGACGGGACTGTTTCACTAGGAGATGTCTGCTGGAATGATACTTCACGAAAAATTCATGCGATTCCTCAAAAAAGAGGTTTAGGGCTGGTTTTTCAGGAATATACTCTTTTCCCTCATTTGACGGTCCGCAAGAATGTTGCTTTTGCGGCGGTTGATAAAAACTGTGTTCAAGGATTACTCAACAAATTCGGCATTGCTCACATTGCCGACCGCAAACCTTCCGGTATTTCAGGCGGCGAAAGGCAGCGCGCGGCTTTTTGTCAGGCTCTGGCACGTGAGCCTGTTTTACTGCTTCTTGATGAACCATTCTCAGCCCTTGATATAGGTACTAGAGAATCATTACGCCATGAGCTTAGAGAGCTTAAAGAAGAACTTAATATCCCGATAATTCATGTGACGCATGATCTGGAAGAAGCTTACTACCTTGCAGACAAAATTTTTGTAATGGAAAACGGAATTGCCTCACCGCAATGGCTGGAAAGGCAAAATGCACGCCGGAATATGAACTATATAACTCCTAATCAATATGAACTTGTGGAGAACATGTGA
- the modB gene encoding molybdate ABC transporter permease subunit → MDFYPLVLSAKLAIATTLLIPVVAAPTAYILAFCRFRGKSLFDAVVSLPMVLPPTVLGFGLLILMGPQGPLGGLWRDATGERMVFSFSGILAASLVYNLPFAVQPMRAAFDKLDIRLLENSAVLGLSPTATFFRVVLPNSIPGLTAAAMLVFAHSLGEFGVILMVGGSIPGSTKVASIAIYEAVEAMRYQDALYMSLAIIPVSFLALLAINYINGRRR, encoded by the coding sequence ATGGATTTTTACCCGCTCGTCCTGTCTGCCAAACTGGCTATTGCAACAACTCTGCTCATTCCGGTTGTTGCAGCGCCAACGGCATACATACTGGCGTTTTGCCGATTTCGTGGAAAAAGTCTGTTTGATGCTGTTGTCTCTCTTCCTATGGTTTTGCCTCCCACGGTCCTTGGATTCGGACTCCTCATTCTGATGGGTCCACAAGGTCCGTTGGGAGGCCTTTGGAGAGATGCTACAGGTGAACGAATGGTTTTCAGCTTTTCAGGGATTTTAGCGGCTTCGCTGGTTTACAATCTTCCCTTTGCGGTTCAGCCTATGCGTGCCGCCTTTGACAAGCTGGATATCAGGTTGCTTGAAAACTCCGCGGTTCTCGGACTTTCCCCCACAGCGACATTCTTCCGCGTAGTACTGCCGAACAGTATACCGGGGCTGACTGCGGCGGCGATGCTTGTCTTTGCACACAGCCTTGGTGAGTTCGGAGTAATCCTCATGGTCGGCGGCAGTATTCCTGGCTCTACAAAGGTTGCGTCCATTGCAATCTATGAAGCTGTGGAAGCTATGCGCTATCAAGATGCACTGTATATGTCTCTTGCAATAATTCCGGTCAGTTTTCTTGCTCTGCTTGCCATTAACTATATCAACGGAAGGCGTCGATGA
- the modA gene encoding molybdate ABC transporter substrate-binding protein yields MKRILTLVLTVLLALPIAANAADLLIGQAANFTPAMQEIIPAFKKATGLEVQATYTSTGKLYAQITNGAPFDVFLAADEKRPAKLFADGLTEKPFVYANGKLVFWSLNKEFGSAPWQEAVVNPKLKKISIANVETAPYGTAAMNALKKVSLWEKVKPELAYAQSISQTFQYAATGAADAGFCAYSSVFTDEGKKGFFTVVKEAPLVVQAACVLKSSEHKDAAAKFVKFLAGPEVKAIKSKYGYE; encoded by the coding sequence ATGAAACGCATTCTTACACTGGTTCTTACAGTTCTTCTGGCTCTGCCTATTGCGGCCAATGCTGCGGACCTGCTTATCGGGCAGGCTGCAAACTTTACTCCGGCAATGCAGGAAATTATCCCGGCTTTCAAAAAGGCTACAGGACTCGAAGTTCAGGCAACTTATACATCAACAGGAAAACTCTACGCACAGATCACCAATGGTGCTCCATTTGATGTTTTCCTTGCTGCAGATGAAAAACGCCCAGCTAAACTTTTTGCTGACGGCCTTACTGAAAAACCTTTTGTATATGCAAACGGTAAACTTGTTTTCTGGTCTCTTAATAAAGAATTCGGATCCGCTCCTTGGCAGGAAGCTGTTGTTAATCCAAAACTGAAAAAGATTTCTATCGCAAACGTAGAGACAGCCCCTTACGGAACTGCCGCCATGAACGCTCTTAAAAAAGTTTCTCTCTGGGAAAAAGTAAAACCTGAACTGGCATACGCTCAGTCAATTTCTCAGACCTTTCAGTATGCTGCAACCGGTGCCGCTGACGCAGGATTTTGCGCGTACTCTTCCGTCTTCACAGATGAAGGTAAAAAAGGTTTCTTTACCGTTGTAAAAGAAGCTCCTCTGGTCGTACAAGCGGCTTGCGTACTTAAATCTTCAGAGCACAAAGATGCTGCTGCCAAGTTCGTTAAATTCTTAGCTGGACCTGAAGTTAAAGCTATCAAGAGCAAATACGGATACGAATAA
- a CDS encoding TOBE domain-containing protein → MGTGKLAPCKFFDVPDNIKHLDTKMLDSLESVYRLWRDEAGRADHLRSRTRIFCLFLILRHTGARLGEILKMDDRESINFGRATVTLGTEKFSREVPLPQNVCRELKALIEGPMGMGLEGHIFHLDPGYVRRIFYDRAEACHLPRPLGAPSVLRRSRAVELLRNGVPLGVVRKVLGQSSADLSAVYQEWSEGDVQNIVRRMALEESSLKSSARNTFIGHVAQIRRDGILADVEFETAEGLLVSSVITLESLYKLDLEVGVPVSATIKAPLVSVRPIAEGCTSSTRNCIIATVTEIKRTEILAEVSGETEAGTRLCALVAAWSIEEDGMSVGDKIEFCFKALSIVLHVV, encoded by the coding sequence ATGGGAACAGGTAAATTAGCCCCGTGTAAATTCTTTGATGTGCCGGATAATATTAAACATCTGGACACAAAAATGCTTGATTCTCTTGAGTCAGTATATCGTTTATGGCGGGATGAAGCCGGACGAGCTGACCACTTGAGATCACGTACTCGAATCTTTTGTCTGTTTCTTATATTGCGGCATACCGGTGCAAGACTGGGTGAAATTCTTAAAATGGATGATAGAGAAAGTATTAATTTCGGACGTGCGACAGTCACTCTCGGAACAGAAAAATTTAGTCGCGAAGTTCCTCTGCCGCAAAATGTCTGCCGTGAACTTAAAGCTTTAATTGAAGGCCCGATGGGAATGGGGCTTGAAGGTCATATCTTTCATCTTGATCCTGGCTATGTGCGGCGTATTTTTTATGACAGAGCTGAAGCTTGTCATCTTCCTCGCCCACTTGGTGCGCCAAGTGTGCTTCGGCGGTCCCGCGCTGTTGAGCTGCTTAGGAACGGAGTCCCACTAGGTGTTGTTCGCAAAGTTCTTGGTCAATCTTCAGCAGATCTGTCAGCTGTTTATCAGGAGTGGTCTGAAGGTGATGTGCAGAACATTGTCCGGCGGATGGCGCTTGAAGAATCATCCTTAAAATCAAGTGCCCGTAATACGTTTATAGGTCATGTTGCACAGATCCGTCGTGACGGAATCCTTGCTGACGTTGAATTTGAGACAGCTGAAGGACTACTGGTAAGTTCTGTCATTACTCTTGAGAGTCTGTATAAACTTGATCTCGAAGTTGGTGTTCCAGTTTCTGCAACGATTAAAGCTCCGCTTGTTTCTGTTCGGCCTATAGCTGAAGGGTGTACTTCCAGCACACGAAACTGTATTATTGCTACTGTCACAGAAATAAAGAGAACTGAAATACTCGCCGAAGTTTCCGGTGAGACAGAGGCCGGAACAAGATTATGCGCGCTTGTTGCCGCATGGAGTATAGAAGAAGACGGAATGAGTGTTGGCGATAAGATAGAATTTTGTTTTAAAGCATTATCCATTGTCCTTCATGTTGTTTAA
- the tpx gene encoding thiol peroxidase, translating into MSERTGVITFQGNPLTLIGAEVKVGGKAPDFSVTDNGLAPKTLADYKGKVLILSAVPSLDTPVCDMETRRFNNEAAKLGDDVAILTLSMDLPFAQARWCGAAGVEAVKTLSDHKDASFGEGYGALIKELRLLTRAVFVVGKDGVVKYVQYLKEITEEPDYDAALEAAKKLV; encoded by the coding sequence ATGAGCGAAAGAACCGGAGTAATTACTTTTCAAGGCAATCCCCTTACCCTTATCGGGGCTGAAGTAAAAGTCGGAGGTAAAGCACCTGATTTCAGCGTGACTGATAACGGTCTGGCTCCTAAAACTCTTGCTGATTATAAAGGAAAGGTGCTTATTTTGAGTGCTGTTCCTTCTCTTGATACACCAGTGTGTGACATGGAAACCCGTAGATTTAACAACGAAGCTGCAAAGCTGGGCGATGATGTCGCAATCTTAACTCTAAGCATGGATCTCCCGTTCGCGCAGGCTCGCTGGTGCGGAGCTGCCGGAGTAGAAGCCGTTAAGACTCTTTCCGATCACAAAGATGCATCCTTTGGTGAAGGTTATGGCGCATTGATCAAAGAACTTCGTCTGCTTACCAGAGCAGTGTTTGTTGTCGGCAAAGACGGCGTTGTTAAATACGTTCAGTATCTGAAAGAAATCACAGAAGAACCGGATTACGATGCAGCATTAGAAGCAGCTAAGAAACTCGTTTAG